The sequence GCGCCGTCGGTCAGCGCCGCCTCCTCCAGCTCCGCCGGGATGTCCTGCAGCCGGGCGAGCAGGATGAGCATGCCGTAGCCGAAGCGGGACCAGACCGACACCAGGACCAGGGCCGGTACCACCAGCGCGCTGTCGGCGAGCCAGGAGCCGGCCGGCAGTCCCAGCGCGCCCATCGCCCGCGACCACGGCCCGCCGTCGGCGAAGACCCAGGTGAAGACGACCCCGGCGAGGACCAGGCTGGTCACCACGGGCAGGAAGAAGATGGACCGGAAGAGCTTCGCGCCGCGGAAGGCGCGGCGGGTCAGCAGCGCCATGCCGAGGGAGGCCAGCATCGACAGGGGTACGGACAGCGCGGTGAAGACGACCGTCACGCGCACCGCCGACCAGAAGGTCGGGTCGTCGACGAGCCGGCGGAAGTTCTCCAGGCCGGTCCAGCTGGTGTCGCCGCCGATGGTGTAGTCGGTGAAGCCGAGGATCACCCCGGCGATCGCCGGCCCGAACCGGAAGACGGCGAAGAGCAGGAGGAACGGCAGGACGAACAGCAGGGCCGTGCCGGCCTCGCGGGCGGACGGCCGGCGCAGGCGGCGGACCTCGCCGGCCGGCCGGCGCGGCCGCCGGAGCTGGCTCCCCGGTAGTGCAACCATCTGACAACCTTTCTCGGCGGCTCGCGGTGGGCAGGGTACGCCCACCGCGAGCCGCGCCCGGTCAGCCCAGCAGCGGAGCGGCGGCCTTCGCCGCATCGTCGAGCGCCTGCTCCACCGACTTCTTGCCGAGCAGAGCGGCCTGGATCTCCGGGAAGAGGACGCCCTGGACGTCCCGGGCCTTCTCGTGCAGCGGGCCGACGGTGCTGGTGGCCACCTGCTGCTCCTGCACGCTGAGGACCGGGTCACTGGCGTAGAGCGTGCCGGTGGACTGCCGCGGGGAGAAGAAGTTGGAGGCCAGGTCGTACTTCTTGGTGTTCTCGGCGTTGGTCGCGAAGGCGATCCACTTGCCGGCCGCCTCCTTGTTCTCGGCGCCCTTCAGCATCGACAGCGAGCCGACGGTGCCGTAGCCGATCTGCTTGACGTCGGTGAAGTGCGGGACGGCCTGGATGTTCTCCTTGCCCCACAGCTTCTCGACCTCCGCCACCGGCACGTGCCAGACGCAGCCGACCTTGTTCTGGCCGATGCGGGTCTGCTCGATCGGCGGGACGTTGGTGATCAGGCCCTTGTCGACGTAGCCGCCGTCGACGAGTTGCTTCACGAAGGTCAGCGCCTTCCTCCCGGCGTCGCTGTT comes from Micromonospora viridifaciens and encodes:
- a CDS encoding carbohydrate ABC transporter permease, producing MVALPGSQLRRPRRPAGEVRRLRRPSAREAGTALLFVLPFLLLFAVFRFGPAIAGVILGFTDYTIGGDTSWTGLENFRRLVDDPTFWSAVRVTVVFTALSVPLSMLASLGMALLTRRAFRGAKLFRSIFFLPVVTSLVLAGVVFTWVFADGGPWSRAMGALGLPAGSWLADSALVVPALVLVSVWSRFGYGMLILLARLQDIPAELEEAALTDGASAWQRFRYVTLPQLRPALFFVAIIETTVSFQVFDMIYVMTGGGPVRASYSLVYLLYDQGFKYFDLGYASAVGVALFVMTIVVALIQRLTLGREK